A part of Aegilops tauschii subsp. strangulata cultivar AL8/78 chromosome 2, Aet v6.0, whole genome shotgun sequence genomic DNA contains:
- the LOC109764548 gene encoding uncharacterized protein isoform X1 produces the protein MESSDPSPAAVSKTQEISVPPVEGVAGGGTSYGWVDGGLQGSHLGSSVIDPTKVHSADLLHVWSMPSTANVSQQEAPRPLEHVNLLAARNERESFQIALRPKVSWASSGIAGPVQIQCTDLCSSSGGRLVVGQSITLRHVVPILGVPDALVPIDPSSPQINLLPGETTAVWVSLNVPCGQEPGLYEGEICITAVRTDSDSKADSLPKSERYQLYKELKTCLDITESRDHSSSEEMILRLSSTSTTLRRMLVLPAFQDCHENNGLGDMMDEDVMNNVAVRVKLSLTVWDFTLPLTPSLPAVFGISETVIEDRFCLEHGTKGWYDALDHHFRWLLQYRISPFFCRWGDSMRILAYTCPWPADHPKANEYYSDPRLAAYAVPYAPILSCTDAAKNSLRREVEILKTEAHWSKAYFYLWDEPLNMEQYEVIRNISNELRTYTPDVRILTTYYAGPSGSELAPSTFEAFTKVPNVLRPHTQIFCTSEWVLGTREDLVKDIIAELRPDLGEEWWTYVCMGPSDPQPNWHLGMRGTQHRAVMWRAWKEGGTGFLYWGTNCYEKAMIPSAEICFRRGLPPGDGVLFYPGEVFSSSKEPVASLRLERILSGMQDIEYLNLYSSKYGREEALALLEKTGAYLGPDRYAHDHGPVDVMRGEVYRTCRS, from the exons aTGGAATCCAGCGACCCCAGCCCCGCCGCAG TAAGTAAGACGCAAGAAATATCCGTACCACCTGTGGAGGGTGTAGCTGGAGGAGGCACTAGTTATGGCTGGGTGGATGGAGGCTTACAGGGGTCGCATCTAGGTTCTAGTGTGATTGACCCTACTAAGGTGCACTCGGCAGATCTTTTGCATGTGTGGTCTATGCCCAGCACAGCAAATGTTAGCCAAcaagaagcacctcgacctctaGAGCAT GTTAACCTTTTGGCAGCAAGAAATGAAAGGGAAAGTTTTCAAATCGCGTTACGTCCAAAAGTTTCATGGGCCAGTTCAGGTATTGCAGGGCCTGTGCAGATTCAGTGCACTGATCTATGCTCATCCTCTGGAGGCAG GTTAGTGGTTGGTCAATCTATAACGTTGCGACATGTGGTGCCTATATTAGGTGTACCAGATGCCCTTGTGCCTATCGATCCTTCCAGTCCGCAAATAAACCTACTTCCTGG GGAGACAACTGCAGTATGGGTCTCACTAAATGTTCCTTGTGGGCAAGAACCTGGTCTATATGAAGGAGAAATATGTATTACTGCTGTGAGGACAGACTCAGA TTCCAAGGCAGACTCGTTACCAAAATCCGAGAGATACCAGCTGTATAAAGAATTAAAGACTTGTCTTGATATCACTGAATCCAGAGACCACTCTTCGTCAGAGGAAATG ATACTAAGACTATCATCAACTTCAACCACACTGAGGAGGATGCTAGTGCTTCCAGCATTCCAGGACTGCCATGAGAATAATGGATTAGGAGACATGATGGATGAAGATGTTATGAACAATGTTGCTGTTCGTGTAAAGTTAAGCCTGACTGTGTGGGATTTCACTCTCCCATTGACACCTTCCTTACCTGCTGTTTTTGGT ATATCTGAAACTGTCATTGAAGACCGGTTTTGTTTGGAGCATGGCACCAAAGGGTGGTATGATGCACTGGATCATCACTTCAGGTGGCTCCTCCAGTACAGAATCAGTCCATTTTTCTGCAGATGGGGCGATAGCATGCGTATTCTTGCGTACACATGCCCCTGGCCTG CTGATCATCCAAAGGCTAATGAATATTATTCTGATCCAAGACTCGCAGCATATGCTGTACCTTACGCGCCTATTCTGTCATG TACCGATGCAGCAAAAAATTCTCTGCGAAGAGAGGTTGAAATCTTGAAAACAGAGGCTCATTGGTCGAAAGCTTACTTCTACTTGTGGGATGAG CCATTGAATATGGAGCAGTACGAAGTGATCCGCAACATCTCTAACGAGTTAAGGACATACACACCTGATGTGCGTATTCTAACAACTTATTATGCTG GTCCAAGTGGTTCTGAACTGGCTCCTTCTACGTTCGAGGCTTTTACGAAAGTTCCAAATGTTCTACGTCCGCATACACAAATCTTTTGCACTAG CGAATGGGTTCTTGGCACAAGAGAGGACTTAGTGAAGGATATTATTGCTGAACTACGACCTGACCTTGGTGAA GAGTGGTGGACATATGTTTGTATGGGGCCTTCTGATCCTCAACCAAATTGGCACCTTGGGATGCGCGGAACCCAGCATCGGGCAGTGATGTGGAGAGCATGGAAGGAGGGTGGCACAGGATTTCTTTACTGGGGTACCAACTGCTACGAGAAGGCTATGATACCAAGTGCCGAG ATCTGTTTCCGACGCGGCCTTCCTCCAGGCGACGGGGTTCTGTTTTACCCTGGCGAGGTGTTTTCTTCGTCAAAGGAACCAGTTGCGTCCCTCAGGCTTGAACGCATTCTCAGTGGCATGCAG GACATTGAATACTTGAACCTTTACTCCTCAAAGTACGGCAGGGAGGAGGCCTTGGCCCTCCTGGAGAAGACTGGCGCGTATCTTGGCCCGGATCGCTATGCACATGATCATGGGCCAGTTGATGTGATGCGCGGTGAGGTATACCGCACCTGCAGATCTTAG
- the LOC109764548 gene encoding uncharacterized protein isoform X2 gives MTVSKTQEISVPPVEGVAGGGTSYGWVDGGLQGSHLGSSVIDPTKVHSADLLHVWSMPSTANVSQQEAPRPLEHVNLLAARNERESFQIALRPKVSWASSGIAGPVQIQCTDLCSSSGGRLVVGQSITLRHVVPILGVPDALVPIDPSSPQINLLPGETTAVWVSLNVPCGQEPGLYEGEICITAVRTDSDSKADSLPKSERYQLYKELKTCLDITESRDHSSSEEMILRLSSTSTTLRRMLVLPAFQDCHENNGLGDMMDEDVMNNVAVRVKLSLTVWDFTLPLTPSLPAVFGISETVIEDRFCLEHGTKGWYDALDHHFRWLLQYRISPFFCRWGDSMRILAYTCPWPADHPKANEYYSDPRLAAYAVPYAPILSCTDAAKNSLRREVEILKTEAHWSKAYFYLWDEPLNMEQYEVIRNISNELRTYTPDVRILTTYYAGPSGSELAPSTFEAFTKVPNVLRPHTQIFCTSEWVLGTREDLVKDIIAELRPDLGEEWWTYVCMGPSDPQPNWHLGMRGTQHRAVMWRAWKEGGTGFLYWGTNCYEKAMIPSAEICFRRGLPPGDGVLFYPGEVFSSSKEPVASLRLERILSGMQDIEYLNLYSSKYGREEALALLEKTGAYLGPDRYAHDHGPVDVMRGEVYRTCRS, from the exons ATGACAGTAAGTAAGACGCAAGAAATATCCGTACCACCTGTGGAGGGTGTAGCTGGAGGAGGCACTAGTTATGGCTGGGTGGATGGAGGCTTACAGGGGTCGCATCTAGGTTCTAGTGTGATTGACCCTACTAAGGTGCACTCGGCAGATCTTTTGCATGTGTGGTCTATGCCCAGCACAGCAAATGTTAGCCAAcaagaagcacctcgacctctaGAGCAT GTTAACCTTTTGGCAGCAAGAAATGAAAGGGAAAGTTTTCAAATCGCGTTACGTCCAAAAGTTTCATGGGCCAGTTCAGGTATTGCAGGGCCTGTGCAGATTCAGTGCACTGATCTATGCTCATCCTCTGGAGGCAG GTTAGTGGTTGGTCAATCTATAACGTTGCGACATGTGGTGCCTATATTAGGTGTACCAGATGCCCTTGTGCCTATCGATCCTTCCAGTCCGCAAATAAACCTACTTCCTGG GGAGACAACTGCAGTATGGGTCTCACTAAATGTTCCTTGTGGGCAAGAACCTGGTCTATATGAAGGAGAAATATGTATTACTGCTGTGAGGACAGACTCAGA TTCCAAGGCAGACTCGTTACCAAAATCCGAGAGATACCAGCTGTATAAAGAATTAAAGACTTGTCTTGATATCACTGAATCCAGAGACCACTCTTCGTCAGAGGAAATG ATACTAAGACTATCATCAACTTCAACCACACTGAGGAGGATGCTAGTGCTTCCAGCATTCCAGGACTGCCATGAGAATAATGGATTAGGAGACATGATGGATGAAGATGTTATGAACAATGTTGCTGTTCGTGTAAAGTTAAGCCTGACTGTGTGGGATTTCACTCTCCCATTGACACCTTCCTTACCTGCTGTTTTTGGT ATATCTGAAACTGTCATTGAAGACCGGTTTTGTTTGGAGCATGGCACCAAAGGGTGGTATGATGCACTGGATCATCACTTCAGGTGGCTCCTCCAGTACAGAATCAGTCCATTTTTCTGCAGATGGGGCGATAGCATGCGTATTCTTGCGTACACATGCCCCTGGCCTG CTGATCATCCAAAGGCTAATGAATATTATTCTGATCCAAGACTCGCAGCATATGCTGTACCTTACGCGCCTATTCTGTCATG TACCGATGCAGCAAAAAATTCTCTGCGAAGAGAGGTTGAAATCTTGAAAACAGAGGCTCATTGGTCGAAAGCTTACTTCTACTTGTGGGATGAG CCATTGAATATGGAGCAGTACGAAGTGATCCGCAACATCTCTAACGAGTTAAGGACATACACACCTGATGTGCGTATTCTAACAACTTATTATGCTG GTCCAAGTGGTTCTGAACTGGCTCCTTCTACGTTCGAGGCTTTTACGAAAGTTCCAAATGTTCTACGTCCGCATACACAAATCTTTTGCACTAG CGAATGGGTTCTTGGCACAAGAGAGGACTTAGTGAAGGATATTATTGCTGAACTACGACCTGACCTTGGTGAA GAGTGGTGGACATATGTTTGTATGGGGCCTTCTGATCCTCAACCAAATTGGCACCTTGGGATGCGCGGAACCCAGCATCGGGCAGTGATGTGGAGAGCATGGAAGGAGGGTGGCACAGGATTTCTTTACTGGGGTACCAACTGCTACGAGAAGGCTATGATACCAAGTGCCGAG ATCTGTTTCCGACGCGGCCTTCCTCCAGGCGACGGGGTTCTGTTTTACCCTGGCGAGGTGTTTTCTTCGTCAAAGGAACCAGTTGCGTCCCTCAGGCTTGAACGCATTCTCAGTGGCATGCAG GACATTGAATACTTGAACCTTTACTCCTCAAAGTACGGCAGGGAGGAGGCCTTGGCCCTCCTGGAGAAGACTGGCGCGTATCTTGGCCCGGATCGCTATGCACATGATCATGGGCCAGTTGATGTGATGCGCGGTGAGGTATACCGCACCTGCAGATCTTAG
- the LOC109764546 gene encoding uncharacterized protein, whose protein sequence is MAELKRLSESRDLTRIERIGAHSHIRGLGLDSSIEARDASEGMVGQLPARRAAGLILQLIRQGKIAGRAVLLAGQPGTGKTALAMGIAKSLGAETPFASVAASELFSLDLSKTEALTQAFRRAIGVRIKEEAEIIEGEVVEISIDRPVSASSSGIPSGATAAGKTGRLTLKTTDMETVYELGGKMIEALGKEKVQSGDVIALDKASGKVTKLGRSIGRSRDYDAVGAHTKFVKCPEGELQKRKEVMHCVTLHEIDVINSRTQGFLALFTGDTGEIRAEVREQIDTKVAEWREEGKAEIVPGVLFIDEVHMLDIECFSFLNRALENDMAPILVIATNRGITTIRGTNYRSPHGIPSDFLDRLLIITTQPYTAEEIRKILDIRCEEEDVEMSAEGKDLLTKIGTETSLRYAIQLITSAGLACQKRKGKVVEMEDISRVYHLFLDVKRSTQFLIDSQSDYMFSEVQGDSDGDDAMQS, encoded by the exons ATGGCGGAGCTGAAGCGGCTGTCGGAGAGCCGCGACCTAACCCGCATCGAGCGGATAGGTGCGCACTCCCACATCCGGGGGCTGGGGCTGGACTCCTCCATCGAGGCCCGCGATGCCTCGGAGGGGATGGTCGGCCAGCTCCCCGCGCGCCGCGCCGCTGGACTCATCCTCCAGCTCATCCGCCAGGGGAAGATCGCCGGCCGCGCCGTCCTCCTCGCAGGGCAGCCGGGGACCGGCAAGACCGCCCTCGCCATGGGCATCGCCAAGTCGCTCGGCGCCGAGACGCCCTTCGCCTCCGTCGCTGCCTCCGAGCTCTTCTCCCTCGACCTCTCCAAGACCGAGGCGCTCACCCAGGCGTTCCGCCGCGCCATTGGCGTTCGCATCAAGGAGGAAGCGGAGATCATTGAGGGCGAGGTCGTTGAGATCTCAATCGACCGCCCTGTCTCCGCCAGTAGCTCGGGCATACCTTCAGGTGCTACCGCGGCCGGCAAGACTGGAAGGCTCACTTTGAAGACCACGGACATGGAGACGGTGTACGAGCTGGGTGGGAAGATGATTGAGGCCCTGGGGAAGGAGAAGGTACAGAGCGGGGATGTGATTGCGCTCGACAAGGCCTCCGGGAAGGTTACTAAGCTTGGCCGCTCCATCGGGAGGTCACGGGATTATGATGCCGTTGGTGCCCACACCAAGTTTGTGAAGTGCCCTGAAGGAGAGCTCCAGAAGCGCAAGGAGGTTATGCACTGCGTTACCTTACATGAGATTGATGTCATCAATAGCAG GACACAAGGCTTCCTTGCACTTTTCACTGGTGACACCGGTGAGATTCGTGCAGAGGTTAGGGAGCAGATCGACACAAAAGTTGCCGAGTGGAGAGAGGAAGGGAAGGCTGAGATTGTCCCTGGCGTTCTGTTTATTGATGAAGTCCACATGCTAGACATTGAATGCTTCTCCTTCCTGAACCGTGCTTTGGAGAATGACATGGCTCCGATCCTCGTTATTGCAACGAATCGAGGCATCACAACCATACGCGGGACCAACTACCGGTCACCACATGGTATACCGTCGGATTTCCTCGACCGCCTCTTGATCATCACAACACAACCATACACGGCGGAGGAGATCCGGAAGATCTTAGACatcaggtgtgaggaagaagacgTTGAAATGTCTGCTGAGGGCAAGGATCTGCTCACAAAGATTGGCACCGAGACCTCCCTCAGGTACGCGATCCAGCTGATCACTTCGGCCGGCTTGGCTTGCCAGAAGCGCAAGGGCAAGGTGGTGGAGATGGAGGACATAAGCCGGGTGTACCACCTGTTTCTGGACGTGAAGAGATCGACGCAGTTCTTGATCGACAGCCAGAGCGACTACATGTTCAGTGAAGTGCAAGGGGATTCAGATGGGGATGACGCCATGCAGTCCTAG
- the LOC109764548 gene encoding uncharacterized protein isoform X3 codes for MLTFWQQEMKGKVFKSRYVQKFHGPVQVLQGLCRFSALIYAHPLEAGVPDALVPIDPSSPQINLLPGETTAVWVSLNVPCGQEPGLYEGEICITAVRTDSDSKADSLPKSERYQLYKELKTCLDITESRDHSSSEEMILRLSSTSTTLRRMLVLPAFQDCHENNGLGDMMDEDVMNNVAVRVKLSLTVWDFTLPLTPSLPAVFGISETVIEDRFCLEHGTKGWYDALDHHFRWLLQYRISPFFCRWGDSMRILAYTCPWPADHPKANEYYSDPRLAAYAVPYAPILSCTDAAKNSLRREVEILKTEAHWSKAYFYLWDEPLNMEQYEVIRNISNELRTYTPDVRILTTYYAGPSGSELAPSTFEAFTKVPNVLRPHTQIFCTSEWVLGTREDLVKDIIAELRPDLGEEWWTYVCMGPSDPQPNWHLGMRGTQHRAVMWRAWKEGGTGFLYWGTNCYEKAMIPSAEICFRRGLPPGDGVLFYPGEVFSSSKEPVASLRLERILSGMQDIEYLNLYSSKYGREEALALLEKTGAYLGPDRYAHDHGPVDVMRGEVYRTCRS; via the exons AT GTTAACCTTTTGGCAGCAAGAAATGAAAGGGAAAGTTTTCAAATCGCGTTACGTCCAAAAGTTTCATGGGCCAGTTCAGGTATTGCAGGGCCTGTGCAGATTCAGTGCACTGATCTATGCTCATCCTCTGGAGGCAG GTGTACCAGATGCCCTTGTGCCTATCGATCCTTCCAGTCCGCAAATAAACCTACTTCCTGG GGAGACAACTGCAGTATGGGTCTCACTAAATGTTCCTTGTGGGCAAGAACCTGGTCTATATGAAGGAGAAATATGTATTACTGCTGTGAGGACAGACTCAGA TTCCAAGGCAGACTCGTTACCAAAATCCGAGAGATACCAGCTGTATAAAGAATTAAAGACTTGTCTTGATATCACTGAATCCAGAGACCACTCTTCGTCAGAGGAAATG ATACTAAGACTATCATCAACTTCAACCACACTGAGGAGGATGCTAGTGCTTCCAGCATTCCAGGACTGCCATGAGAATAATGGATTAGGAGACATGATGGATGAAGATGTTATGAACAATGTTGCTGTTCGTGTAAAGTTAAGCCTGACTGTGTGGGATTTCACTCTCCCATTGACACCTTCCTTACCTGCTGTTTTTGGT ATATCTGAAACTGTCATTGAAGACCGGTTTTGTTTGGAGCATGGCACCAAAGGGTGGTATGATGCACTGGATCATCACTTCAGGTGGCTCCTCCAGTACAGAATCAGTCCATTTTTCTGCAGATGGGGCGATAGCATGCGTATTCTTGCGTACACATGCCCCTGGCCTG CTGATCATCCAAAGGCTAATGAATATTATTCTGATCCAAGACTCGCAGCATATGCTGTACCTTACGCGCCTATTCTGTCATG TACCGATGCAGCAAAAAATTCTCTGCGAAGAGAGGTTGAAATCTTGAAAACAGAGGCTCATTGGTCGAAAGCTTACTTCTACTTGTGGGATGAG CCATTGAATATGGAGCAGTACGAAGTGATCCGCAACATCTCTAACGAGTTAAGGACATACACACCTGATGTGCGTATTCTAACAACTTATTATGCTG GTCCAAGTGGTTCTGAACTGGCTCCTTCTACGTTCGAGGCTTTTACGAAAGTTCCAAATGTTCTACGTCCGCATACACAAATCTTTTGCACTAG CGAATGGGTTCTTGGCACAAGAGAGGACTTAGTGAAGGATATTATTGCTGAACTACGACCTGACCTTGGTGAA GAGTGGTGGACATATGTTTGTATGGGGCCTTCTGATCCTCAACCAAATTGGCACCTTGGGATGCGCGGAACCCAGCATCGGGCAGTGATGTGGAGAGCATGGAAGGAGGGTGGCACAGGATTTCTTTACTGGGGTACCAACTGCTACGAGAAGGCTATGATACCAAGTGCCGAG ATCTGTTTCCGACGCGGCCTTCCTCCAGGCGACGGGGTTCTGTTTTACCCTGGCGAGGTGTTTTCTTCGTCAAAGGAACCAGTTGCGTCCCTCAGGCTTGAACGCATTCTCAGTGGCATGCAG GACATTGAATACTTGAACCTTTACTCCTCAAAGTACGGCAGGGAGGAGGCCTTGGCCCTCCTGGAGAAGACTGGCGCGTATCTTGGCCCGGATCGCTATGCACATGATCATGGGCCAGTTGATGTGATGCGCGGTGAGGTATACCGCACCTGCAGATCTTAG